In a genomic window of Cytobacillus sp. FSL H8-0458:
- a CDS encoding cupin domain-containing protein, protein MPNIQKIMEERVFEIDKIAKFDPEKPQKNYFYETDKTVGAVWCLEPGQEVYLHSHSNVDDMWVCMEGTGTYFPDLENEIQISKGMVILAKPNQIHGMRNTGKDRFLFVGFAAGSLPMDITRY, encoded by the coding sequence GTGCCAAACATACAGAAGATTATGGAAGAAAGAGTCTTTGAAATCGATAAAATAGCAAAGTTCGATCCTGAGAAACCGCAAAAGAACTATTTTTATGAAACTGATAAAACAGTGGGAGCTGTCTGGTGTCTGGAACCAGGACAGGAGGTATACTTGCATTCTCACTCAAATGTAGATGATATGTGGGTTTGTATGGAGGGAACAGGAACCTACTTTCCTGACTTGGAGAATGAAATTCAAATAAGTAAAGGCATGGTGATTCTTGCTAAGCCTAATCAGATTCATGGAATGCGCAATACAGGTAAGGATAGATTTTTATTTGTTGGATTTGCTGCTGGTTCTCTGCCAATGGATATTACAAGATATTAA
- the allE gene encoding (S)-ureidoglycine aminohydrolase, which yields MGYPKDLLSSRSVIEHGKYALIAPEGLVNNVIPGFHHCLISILGSPKLGASFVDYYVTMKKGGGNKEGFGGQEGVQTFVYILEGQVKASAEEKEFILEESGYLYCPPGVKMYLENMNDGDSKLFLYKQKYRPLEGRKPWVISGHANKIEFRNYDDMHNVNIKDLLPADLDFDMNFHILSFDPAASHPFIETHVQEHGAYILSGEGMYNLDNKWIPVKKGDYIFMGPYVHQAAYAVGRENLTYVYSKDCNRDAEL from the coding sequence ATGGGCTATCCAAAAGATTTATTATCAAGCAGGTCTGTAATAGAACATGGGAAGTATGCCTTAATTGCACCTGAAGGATTAGTGAACAATGTTATTCCTGGATTTCATCATTGCCTTATTTCTATTTTAGGTTCTCCTAAGCTTGGGGCAAGCTTTGTTGACTATTATGTGACAATGAAAAAAGGAGGCGGAAATAAAGAAGGTTTCGGCGGACAGGAAGGAGTACAGACATTTGTTTACATATTGGAGGGACAAGTAAAAGCTTCTGCAGAGGAAAAAGAATTTATCCTGGAGGAAAGCGGATACCTTTATTGTCCGCCGGGAGTGAAAATGTATTTGGAAAATATGAATGATGGGGATTCTAAGCTCTTTTTATACAAGCAGAAATATCGACCTCTTGAAGGGCGGAAGCCTTGGGTTATATCAGGACATGCAAATAAGATAGAATTCAGGAATTACGATGATATGCATAATGTAAACATTAAAGATCTGCTGCCTGCTGATTTAGATTTTGATATGAATTTTCATATCCTTTCGTTCGATCCTGCTGCGAGCCACCCGTTTATTGAAACACATGTTCAGGAACATGGAGCATATATCCTTTCCGGGGAAGGGATGTATAATCTCGATAACAAGTGGATCCCAGTCAAAAAAGGCGATTATATTTTCATGGGCCCTTATGTTCACCAGGCCGCGTATGCTGTAGGGAGAGAAAATTTAACATATGTCTACTCAAAAGATTGCAATCGGGACGCAGAACTATAA
- the allC gene encoding allantoate deiminase produces MTDLINLQGKLEYENLAKHIVNRLEWLGSFAKDPEGGITRLLYSQQWTDTQQALKRWMEDEGLEVKFDEVGNLSGILKGVNQTETVLTGSHIDTVKNGGLFDGQFGIVAGVLALIYLKDHYGTPERNLEVVSLAEEEGSRFPYCFWGSKNIAGCAYKKDVENLADSNGIIFSDAINEAGFRFRDETLSPRQDLKVFVEVHVEQGNVLETEKKSVGIVKCIVGQRRFTIEVKGQANHAGTTPMGYRRDAVYAASQMIYETLNMADQYGDPLVATVGRVDISPNIANVVPGKAAFTLDLRHIDKNTISHFTERFIEKINDISREHGVETVIEKWLDTDPVPMDPEITEIIEKKCKEKNLSYKVMHSGAGHDAQIFAASIPAAMLFVPSKKGISHNPGEYTAPADLAEGVKALISTLYELAYK; encoded by the coding sequence ATGACAGACTTAATCAATTTGCAGGGGAAACTTGAATATGAAAATTTAGCAAAACATATTGTGAACAGGCTTGAATGGCTGGGTTCATTTGCAAAGGACCCGGAAGGAGGAATTACCCGTCTGTTATACTCCCAGCAATGGACGGATACTCAGCAAGCTTTAAAAAGATGGATGGAAGACGAGGGTTTGGAAGTAAAGTTTGATGAAGTGGGAAATCTGAGTGGGATATTAAAGGGAGTAAATCAGACAGAGACCGTTCTAACTGGGTCCCATATAGATACCGTGAAAAATGGCGGGCTTTTTGACGGGCAATTTGGCATTGTAGCTGGAGTACTGGCCTTAATTTATTTAAAAGATCATTATGGGACTCCAGAGCGCAATCTCGAGGTTGTTTCACTGGCAGAAGAAGAAGGAAGCAGATTTCCTTATTGCTTTTGGGGTTCAAAAAATATTGCAGGATGCGCATATAAAAAGGATGTTGAAAATCTTGCAGATTCAAATGGAATAATTTTTTCTGACGCCATAAATGAGGCAGGGTTCAGATTTAGGGATGAAACCCTATCTCCACGGCAGGATTTGAAGGTATTCGTAGAAGTCCACGTCGAACAGGGAAATGTTCTTGAAACTGAGAAAAAATCTGTTGGTATTGTGAAATGCATCGTTGGGCAAAGGCGTTTTACAATTGAAGTAAAAGGTCAAGCCAATCATGCTGGAACAACACCCATGGGATATCGCAGAGATGCTGTGTATGCTGCCAGCCAAATGATATATGAAACACTTAATATGGCAGATCAATATGGTGACCCGCTGGTAGCAACCGTCGGGAGGGTTGATATTTCACCTAACATTGCAAATGTGGTGCCGGGAAAAGCTGCGTTTACTTTAGATCTGCGCCATATTGATAAAAATACAATATCCCATTTTACTGAAAGATTTATAGAAAAAATAAATGATATATCACGAGAGCATGGGGTTGAAACGGTCATTGAAAAATGGCTTGATACAGATCCGGTCCCAATGGATCCTGAAATTACGGAAATAATTGAGAAGAAGTGCAAGGAAAAAAATTTGAGCTATAAAGTAATGCATAGTGGTGCAGGCCATGATGCACAAATTTTTGCAGCCTCCATTCCGGCGGCTATGCTATTTGTGCCGAGTAAAAAGGGCATTAGCCATAACCCTGGTGAATATACTGCGCCTGCTGATTTAGCCGAAGGAGTTAAAGCACTGATCAGCACGTTATATGAACTGGCTTATAAATAA
- the allB gene encoding allantoinase AllB, which translates to MIYDLIIKGGNVVLKDEVIKNDIAIINGKIAAIAETIDHEAEQIIDASDQYVMPGMIDTHVHICEPGRTEWEGFITGTKALAAGGTTCYADMPLNALPATIDRHTLQLKAEAAKGKNYIDYTFYGGLVPGNLEKLEELSDEGVMAYKCFMSTCGTDNPDDFSNVDDYTLFAGMKKIAELGRILSIHAENAQITDRLGEELTVQGRTAAADYVFSRPVLTEVEAVKRALYFGKETKCPIHFVHISTAEAVEEIMKARSAGQDVSLESCPHYFTISSEQLEKIGPAAKCSPPLRSKEDQEKLWKKLIEGKIDMLTSDHSPCPPEMKYSSSNNFFEVWGGITGCQNSVDLMFDEAVLKRKLPITHFARMISSNPAERFNIPNKGEIAVSMDADIIFIDANRSYVVEEEGLYYRHKHSPYIGRMINCRITKTLVRGRIVYDLDQGIVGKPLGKALKLKNGRSALNMI; encoded by the coding sequence ATGATATATGATTTGATTATAAAGGGCGGCAATGTGGTTCTTAAAGACGAGGTAATAAAGAATGATATCGCCATTATAAATGGAAAAATTGCAGCGATTGCGGAAACAATTGATCATGAAGCTGAACAGATTATCGATGCATCTGATCAATATGTCATGCCAGGAATGATCGATACTCATGTTCATATTTGTGAACCTGGCAGAACAGAATGGGAAGGGTTTATAACTGGAACTAAAGCGCTGGCAGCAGGAGGAACTACATGCTATGCGGATATGCCGTTGAATGCTCTCCCGGCTACGATAGACAGGCACACACTGCAATTAAAGGCAGAAGCAGCCAAGGGGAAAAATTATATTGATTATACATTTTATGGAGGACTAGTTCCTGGCAATCTTGAAAAGCTTGAAGAGCTTTCAGATGAAGGAGTTATGGCATATAAATGCTTTATGTCCACTTGTGGAACCGATAATCCCGATGATTTTTCCAATGTGGATGATTATACCCTTTTTGCAGGGATGAAAAAGATTGCTGAACTGGGCCGAATTTTATCCATTCATGCAGAAAATGCCCAAATTACCGATCGATTAGGCGAAGAGTTAACGGTGCAGGGAAGGACAGCTGCTGCAGATTATGTCTTTTCAAGGCCTGTTTTAACAGAGGTTGAAGCAGTGAAACGCGCTCTTTATTTTGGTAAAGAAACGAAGTGTCCCATTCATTTTGTGCACATTAGCACCGCAGAAGCAGTAGAAGAAATTATGAAGGCCCGAAGCGCGGGTCAGGATGTCTCTCTTGAATCCTGTCCCCATTATTTTACAATATCATCTGAACAGCTCGAAAAAATTGGCCCTGCTGCCAAATGCTCTCCTCCGCTGCGAAGTAAAGAGGATCAGGAAAAGCTATGGAAAAAGTTAATAGAAGGCAAGATTGATATGTTAACATCTGATCATTCACCATGTCCGCCTGAAATGAAGTATAGTTCTTCAAATAATTTTTTCGAAGTGTGGGGAGGAATCACAGGGTGTCAAAACAGCGTTGATTTAATGTTTGATGAAGCGGTTTTGAAAAGAAAGCTGCCAATCACTCATTTTGCAAGGATGATTTCTTCTAATCCCGCTGAACGTTTTAACATTCCTAATAAAGGAGAAATAGCAGTATCAATGGATGCAGATATCATCTTCATTGATGCAAATCGTTCCTATGTTGTTGAGGAGGAAGGCCTATATTATCGGCATAAGCATAGCCCATACATTGGGAGGATGATTAATTGCAGGATAACTAAAACCCTTGTCCGCGGCAGGATTGTATATGATTTGGATCAGGGGATTGTCGGGAAACCTCTCGGAAAAGCCCTTAAGTTAAAAAACGGCAGGTCAGCTTTGAATATGATCTGA
- a CDS encoding amidohydrolase, which yields MNNSYWLKNVRLECGYKNENNRVSGTITDQFHLLIEDGCIAKITKDLEAPSDNLPIKDANGLLLLPSFVEKHVHLDKTYMGDKWMACIPASGVIERCEIEKNAVLSMSSSTYQRSKALLKQLISYGSTHIRTHVDIYPEVQLRNLAEVQQTLEEFSSCASSEIVAFAQHGLLRSGTPQLIREAIRNGAGIVGAVDPATVDNNIEASLVQLMDLAVEGDADIDLHLHDPGHLGTFTMKRLAFLTKEAGWEGRVAISHAFGLGDVSRGEASEMAEILKDARISIVTSLPSGRAIPPVDLLSEFGVEVAVGNDNIFDSWWPTGNGDILERAGRLIERYRWTDEKSLSQAFRYITGGRTPLDQKGNRIWPAPGDEASMVLVDASCSAEAMARRAERHAVFYKGNLVCDKKGINPE from the coding sequence ATGAATAATAGCTATTGGCTAAAGAATGTGCGATTAGAATGCGGATACAAAAATGAGAATAATAGAGTGTCAGGTACTATAACAGATCAATTTCATTTATTAATAGAGGACGGCTGCATTGCTAAGATTACGAAGGACTTAGAGGCTCCCTCTGATAATCTGCCTATAAAAGATGCAAACGGACTGCTGTTATTGCCATCCTTTGTTGAAAAGCATGTCCATCTTGATAAAACGTATATGGGGGATAAATGGATGGCCTGCATTCCTGCATCTGGTGTCATAGAACGATGTGAAATTGAAAAGAATGCAGTGTTATCTATGTCTTCAAGCACCTATCAGCGGTCAAAAGCATTGCTTAAGCAGCTTATATCTTATGGATCAACTCACATTAGGACCCATGTGGATATTTACCCTGAAGTACAATTACGGAATTTAGCTGAAGTTCAGCAGACATTGGAGGAATTTTCAAGCTGTGCCAGCTCCGAGATTGTGGCCTTTGCCCAGCATGGCCTCCTGCGCTCAGGGACACCTCAGCTTATTAGAGAAGCTATTAGAAACGGTGCTGGAATTGTAGGTGCGGTCGACCCCGCTACTGTTGACAACAATATTGAAGCCTCACTTGTTCAATTGATGGATTTAGCTGTAGAAGGCGATGCAGATATTGACTTGCATTTACATGATCCTGGTCACCTTGGGACTTTTACAATGAAAAGGCTGGCCTTTTTGACTAAGGAAGCTGGCTGGGAAGGAAGAGTTGCGATTAGCCATGCATTTGGCCTGGGTGATGTTTCAAGGGGAGAAGCCTCCGAGATGGCAGAGATACTGAAAGACGCTCGTATTTCGATCGTTACCAGCCTTCCGTCTGGACGTGCGATCCCGCCTGTTGATCTGTTAAGTGAATTTGGAGTAGAGGTTGCTGTCGGAAACGATAATATTTTTGATTCATGGTGGCCAACAGGAAATGGAGATATCCTGGAAAGAGCAGGCCGTTTAATTGAACGGTATAGATGGACGGATGAAAAGTCTCTTTCACAGGCATTCAGATATATTACAGGGGGCAGAACGCCGCTTGATCAGAAGGGAAACCGGATCTGGCCAGCACCTGGTGATGAAGCCAGCATGGTCCTTGTCGATGCAAGCTGTTCAGCAGAGGCTATGGCGAGAAGGGCGGAACGCCATGCAGTGTTCTATAAGGGAAATTTAGTTTGCGATAAAAAAGGCATAAATCCAGAGTGA
- a CDS encoding glutathione ABC transporter substrate-binding protein, which produces MKVKKRIGLVILALLIAILISGCSTKKQVNSSQDTKGIASENGGTLVIARLSDAENLDHHFMSTINAASVTHNKIYEGLVGRDKNAEIKPLLAEKWEQLDDTTWEFKLKENVTFHDGTAFNAEAVKATFDRLLDPEVASPRAVVFKMVEEVKAVDEFTVQFKLSEPFSPLLSILASHEGGIISPKTIEKYGKKVIQEPVGTGPFVFESWTPGKEIVFNKNEKYWGTQSKLDKVIFKIVPEETTRISMLETGEAHIAEPLSVTMMETVENSKNAEIFRSEGFGTEYIGFNVEKEPFDDARVRKAIGHAVEMDSILEGVFENVGKKSNSLLGPKVFGYHESLEAYEYNLNEAKRLLAEAGYPNGFESTLKTMDKKEWINMAEVLQSQLKGIGIKLDIQVYEYGTFVEQVNRGDSEMFILSWRNATGDADYNQYNLFHSSSHGAAGNTFFYSNKEVDSLIEAARAEKDSDKRMEFYAKTQEIEMEESVYIPVRVIENMAAISKVVKGFSISPSGYLEINDISIK; this is translated from the coding sequence CTTATTTCAGGCTGTTCGACCAAGAAGCAAGTGAACAGCAGTCAGGACACCAAGGGAATAGCATCTGAAAACGGCGGAACATTAGTTATAGCCCGTTTATCTGATGCGGAAAATTTAGATCATCATTTTATGTCGACGATCAATGCTGCCAGCGTAACACATAATAAGATTTATGAGGGTCTTGTTGGCCGGGATAAAAATGCCGAAATCAAACCGCTGCTGGCGGAGAAGTGGGAACAGTTAGATGATACAACTTGGGAGTTCAAGCTTAAGGAGAATGTTACATTCCATGATGGGACTGCATTTAACGCCGAGGCAGTGAAAGCGACATTTGACCGGTTATTAGATCCGGAGGTTGCTTCTCCAAGAGCTGTCGTATTCAAAATGGTAGAAGAAGTAAAGGCAGTTGATGAATTTACTGTTCAATTTAAACTATCAGAGCCATTTTCACCCTTACTGTCCATATTGGCCAGTCATGAAGGCGGAATTATCTCACCAAAAACAATTGAGAAATATGGAAAGAAAGTGATTCAAGAACCTGTTGGGACAGGTCCATTTGTATTTGAATCCTGGACTCCAGGAAAGGAAATTGTTTTTAACAAAAATGAAAAGTATTGGGGGACTCAATCTAAGCTGGATAAAGTCATCTTTAAAATTGTGCCTGAAGAAACAACAAGGATATCCATGCTTGAAACAGGCGAAGCCCACATAGCCGAACCTCTTTCGGTCACAATGATGGAAACGGTGGAAAACTCCAAAAATGCAGAAATATTCCGCAGTGAAGGATTTGGTACAGAATATATTGGGTTCAACGTTGAAAAGGAGCCATTCGATGATGCCCGGGTCCGCAAAGCTATTGGACATGCTGTTGAAATGGATTCCATTCTGGAAGGAGTATTTGAGAATGTTGGGAAAAAATCCAATTCACTGCTGGGGCCAAAGGTATTTGGGTATCATGAAAGCTTAGAAGCATACGAATATAATCTCAATGAGGCAAAAAGGCTTCTGGCCGAAGCGGGCTACCCAAATGGTTTTGAATCCACATTGAAAACAATGGATAAGAAAGAATGGATCAATATGGCGGAGGTTCTTCAGTCCCAGCTGAAAGGGATAGGAATCAAACTGGACATTCAGGTATATGAATACGGGACATTTGTCGAACAAGTAAACCGCGGTGATTCCGAGATGTTTATTTTAAGCTGGAGAAATGCGACGGGAGATGCTGATTATAATCAATATAACCTTTTCCATAGCAGTTCACACGGCGCTGCCGGCAATACTTTCTTTTACAGCAATAAAGAAGTGGACAGCTTAATAGAAGCTGCACGGGCTGAAAAAGATTCGGATAAGCGGATGGAGTTCTATGCAAAAACTCAGGAAATCGAAATGGAAGAATCCGTATATATTCCGGTTCGTGTAATTGAGAATATGGCGGCTATTTCAAAAGTTGTAAAAGGCTTCTCTATAAGTCCATCTGGATACTTAGAGATCAATGACATTTCAATTAAATAA